From Megalobrama amblycephala isolate DHTTF-2021 linkage group LG24, ASM1881202v1, whole genome shotgun sequence, the proteins below share one genomic window:
- the lemd1 gene encoding LEM domain-containing protein 1 isoform X5, whose translation MVDLSLLTDDQLKAKLLQYGVKAGPIVASTRGLYEKKLKKLLDSSAQTSQHRINGTGDAGLYSDSEEEAEREEDEDKDSDSEQLRSETVSRTETSKTGSRVGVFSNSRDFYPRCFVPSTGFVNGKIQHKSLNSTQNGSLGQSGSQCRSFSITQMVEEMENRFSSQSKQSEIERRSGQRSKQTVDSRDLRDYMRLDKDTMTGRSLCLTSPSTHKKKTVREPVTDVLSEMFPDTAKTPTGIYATKRRPIKGAAGRPVQFKYPEMPLLSPTTLERQEIQQRLVPLWVQIMVFLLVACLLFLIYSSIEEPLSSPFTALFDGLHDAALISTSQDSPATDDTA comes from the exons ATGGTAGACCTGAGCTTACTGACTGATGATCAGCTGAAAGCCAAACTGCTCCAGTATGGGGTTAAAGCCGGACCCATTGTAG CCTCCACTAGAGGTTTATATGAAAAGAAGCTGAAAAAGCTGCTGGATTCTTCAGCACAGACCTCACAGCACAGAATCAACGGCACAGGGGATGCAGGCCTCTACTCGGACAGTGAGGAAGAGGCTGAGAGGGAGGAAGACGAGGACAAGGACTCTG ACTCAGAGCAGCTTCGGTCTGAAACGGTGTCCCGTACAGAGACCAGCAAAACAGGAAGCAGA GTGGGCGTGTTCAGTAACAGCAGAGATTTTTACCCACGCTGCTTTGTGCCCTCAACTGGATTtgtaaat GGAAAGATTCAGCACAAGTCTTTAAACTCCACCCAGAATGGGTCTTTGGGTCAAAGTGGGTCCCAGTGCAGATCCTTCAGCATCACTCAGATGGTGGAAGAG ATGGAGAACAGATTCAGTTCTCAGTCAAAACAATCAGAGATTGAGAGGAGATCTGGTCAGAGAAGCAAGCAGACGGTGGACAGCAGGGACCTGCGG GACTACATGAGGCTGGATAAAGACACCATGACCGGCAGATCTCTTTGTTTAACATCTCCATCAACCCATAAGAAAAAAACTGTCAGA GAACCTGTGACGGATGTTCTTTCAGAGATGTTCCCTGACACTGCCAAAACCCCCACTGGAATCTA TGCTACAAAGAGACGGCCTATAAAGGGAGCCGCAGGCCGCCCTGTGCAATTTAAATACCCTGAAATGCCGCTACTGAGTCCGACTACACTGGAGAGGCAGGAGATTCAGCAGCGTCTAGTGCCTCTGTGGGTTCAGATCATGGTATTTCTCCTGGTGGCCTGCCTGCTGTTCCTCATCTACTCATCCATAGAAGAGCCACTCTCCAGTCCTTTCACTGCGCTGTTCGATGGTCTGCATGATGCTGCTCTTATATCCACCTCACAGGACTCCCCCGCCACTGACGATACAGCTTAA
- the LOC125259763 gene encoding N-fatty-acyl-amino acid synthase/hydrolase PM20D1.1-like, translating to MKTKINKKSVLKFSGILLLILLLSVLILFSVVIGKTYTFKVNTELGQWENTTTIYPDLSPEQRENLLQNFKVAIQIPTVSFSESDQNISALQEFDQLLRRVFPKVFSSSLVKHELVGNYSHLFTVPGREPDLEPYMLLAHIDVVPADEADGWDAPPFSAQEINGFIYGRGTIDNKQSVMGILQALEYLLERGYTPRRSFYIGLGHDEEISGTEGAVNIVKLLKSRGVKLLYVLDEGLTIMDGVVDGLNEPAALIGVSEKGQATVKLSVSSAPGHSSMPPRESSIGILASAVRSLEKNRMPNLFGHGPERATFEHLAHKFGWPHRMIMSNLWLFSSLLSGILEGQPDTNAFVRTTTAVTMFNSGVKINVMPAYAEAFANFRIHSSQTLQEVLKLIESTISDERVKVEFVSGFDPLPVSSYDDDTFGYQIIKKTVKDIFPQVTVSPGICVGNTDSRHYTELSPDIYRFAPSWYKPGDTARFHGVNERISIQNYEEIVLFYFQLMQNSDIRNLPAPRT from the exons ATGAAGACCAAAATCAATAAGAAGTCTGTTTTGAAGTTTTCTGGAATACTGCTGTTAATCCTCCTcctttcagttttaattttgttttctgttgtgATCGGTAAAACATATACATTCAAAGTGAACACAGAACTTGGACAATGGGAAAATACAACTACCATTTATCCCGATTTAAGTCCAGAACAGAGAGAGaatctgctgcagaatttcaaag TGGCAATTCAGATTCCCACAGTGTCATTTTCCGAGTCGGATCAGAACATAAGCGCCCTGCAAGAGTTTGACCAGCTACTAAGGAGGG TCTTCCCAAAGGTCTTCTCGTCCAGCCTGGTCAAACATGAGCTGGTGGGAAACTACAGCCATCTGTTCACGGTACCAGGGAGAGAGCCTGATCTGGAGCCTTACATGCTGCTGGCTCACATTGATGTAGTGCCGGCCGATGAGGCGGATGGGTGGGACGCTCCTCCTTTCTCTGCTCAAGAGATCAATGGCTTCATTTATGGACGAGGAACCATCGACAACAAACAGTCTGTGATG GGGATCCTTCAGGCGCTGGAATACCTGCTGGAACGAGGTTACACCCCTCGGAGAAGCTTCTATATTGGTTTGGGTCATGATGAGGAG ATTAGTGGCACAGAAGGTGCTGTGAATATTGTGAAACTGTTGAAGAGTCGAGGGGTGAAGCTTCTGTATGTTTTAGATGAAGGTCTCACAATTATGGATGGTGTGGTAGATGGCCTCAACGAACCTGCTGCCCT AATTGGTGTCAGTGAGAAGGGTCAGGCCACAGTAAAGCTGAGTGTCAGCAGCGCTCCAGGACATTCATCCATGCCGCCCAGAGAGAGCAGCATTGGCATCTTGGCTTCAGCTGTCAGAAG TTTGGAGAAGAACCGGATGCCCAATCTTTTTGGTCATGGTCCTGAGCGTGCCACATTTGAGCACCTGGCACATAAG TTTGGCTGGCCACACAGAATGATCATGTCTAATCTGTGGCTCTTCTCTTCACTGCTCAGCGG TATTTTGGAAGGACAGCCTGACACAAATGCCTTTGTAAGGACAACAACTGCCGTCACAATGTTTAACTCGGGTGTGAAG ATTAATGTCATGCCGGCATATGCTGAGGCTTTTGCCAATTTCCGTATCCACTCATCCCAGACGTTGCAGGAG GTTCTAAAGCTGATTGAATCCAccatatctgatgagcgtgtGAAGGTAGAGTTTGTGAGTGGATTTGACCCTCTGCCCGTCAGCTCCTATGATGACGATACATTTGGGTACCAGATCATAAAGAAAACTGTGAAGGACATTTTCCCTCAGGTCACTGTATCTCCTG GGATCTGCGTGGGTAACACTGACAGCCGGCACTACACAGAACTGTCTCCAGACATTTATCGCTTTGCCCCATCATGGTACAAACCCGGTGATACTGCAAG ATTCCACGGTGTGAATGAGAGAATCTCCATCCAAAACTATGAAGAGATCGTGCTGTTCTACTTTCAGCTCATGCAGAATAGTGACATTAGGAACTTGCCGGCTCCTCGCACCTAA